A single region of the Sulfitobacter geojensis genome encodes:
- a CDS encoding sarcosine oxidase subunit delta, whose product MLNIHCPNCGITAEETEFHAHGEAHLKRFGPGSNDAEFESYLFMRKNPKGVHFERWRHQNGCGKWFHVARCTVTLEVFGSYSAQTYAPPQEIIDEIQRRRPDWSAETIAP is encoded by the coding sequence ATGCTGAACATCCATTGCCCGAACTGCGGCATCACCGCTGAGGAAACCGAATTCCACGCCCACGGCGAGGCACATCTGAAACGCTTCGGCCCCGGCTCAAACGACGCCGAATTCGAGTCCTACCTCTTTATGCGCAAGAACCCCAAAGGGGTGCATTTCGAACGCTGGCGCCATCAGAACGGCTGCGGAAAATGGTTCCATGTTGCCCGCTGCACCGTGACCCTCGAAGTCTTCGGCAGCTATTCCGCGCAAACCTACGCCCCCCCGCAAGAGATCATAGACGAAATCCAACGCCGCCGTCCCGACTGGTCAGCAGAAACAATCGCACCATGA